One segment of Thamnophis elegans isolate rThaEle1 chromosome 16, rThaEle1.pri, whole genome shotgun sequence DNA contains the following:
- the NR2E3 gene encoding photoreceptor-specific nuclear receptor, with protein MTASPVKSLVNRGMEANQLELSLAPGKAGSPVLLCKVCGDTSSGKHYGIYACNGCSGFFKRSVRRKLVYRCQVGSAMCPVDKAHRNQCQACRLKKCLQAGMNKDAVQNERQPRSTAHVHLDSTDLHSEQQPEHVAATQGAPTPPHPSLQSHRVPPGCSASGVLRSQALIPPNNHRFMASLMTAETCAKLEPEDAEENIDVTTNEPEHGGTEAPRSPHPAAGPESVYEISARLLFMAVKWAKNLPVFSNLPFRDQVILLEEAWSELFLLCAIQWSLPLETCPLLSLSELTSTFHPKVVSGGTDICAMQEIIARFKTLAVDPTEFACMKAIVLFKPETRGLKDPDQVENLQDQSQVMLGQHTHIHYPSQPVRFGKLLLLLPSLKFITSERIEVLFFRRTIGNTPMEKLLCDMFKN; from the exons ATGACTGCCTCCCCAGTGAAGTCGTTGGTGAACAGAGGGATGGAGGCCAACCAGTTGG AGCTTAGTCTGGCACCTGGCAAAGCAGGGAGCCCCGTATTGCTCTGCAAAGTATGCGGTGACACCAGCAGCGGGAAGCATTACGGCATCTACGCTTGCAACGGCTGCAGCGGTTTCTTCAAACGCAGCGTCCGACGGAAGCTGGTTTACAG GTGCCAGGTTGGCAGTGCAATGTGCCCCGTGGACAAAGCGCACCGAAACCAGTGCCAAGCTTGTCGCTTGAAGAAATGTCTCCAGGCGGGAATGAACAAAGATG CGGTTCAGAACGAACGCCAGCCGCGCAGCACGGCTCACGTCCACCTGGACTCCACGGACCTGCATTCGGAACAGCAGCCGGAACATGTGGCCGCCACCCAGGGGGCTCCGACACCACCTCACCCTTCCCTGCAGAGCCACAGGGTTCCCCCCGGCTGCTCTGCAAGTGGGGTTTTGCGGAGCCAAGCGTTAATTCCCCCCAACAACCACCGTTTCATGGCCAGCCTGATGACGGCAGAGACCTGTGCCAAGCTGGAGCCAGAGGATG CAGAGGAAAACATCGACGTGACCACTAATGAACCGGAACATGGGGGGACGGAAGCTCCCCGGTCCCCGCATCCAGCTGCCGGTCCTGAAAGTGTGTATGAAATCTCTGCCCGACTCCTCTTCATGGCTGTGAAATGGGCAAAAAACCTTCCTGTGTTCTCAAACTTACCTTTTCGAGATCAG GTGATTTTACTGGAAGAAGCTTGGAGTGAATTGTTCCTGCTTTGTGCTATCCAGTGGTCCTTGCCGCTGGAAAcctgccccctcctctctttgtcagAGCTGACCTCCACCTTCCACCCCAAGGTGGTGTCTGGAGGAACGGACATCTGTGCGATGCAAGAAATAATTGCACGCTTCAAAACCCTGGCGGTGGATCCCACTGAATTTGCCTGCATGAAGGCCATTGTTCTCTTTAAACCAG aaacaaGAGGACTGAAGGATCCAGACCAGGTAGAAAATTTGCAGGATCAGTCACAGGTGATGCTGGGACAACACACTCATATACATTATCCTAGTCAGCCAGTCAG GTTTGGAAAATTACTACTGTTGCTGCCTTCGCTGAAATTTATTACTTCGGAACGAATCGAGGTTCTCTTTTTCCGCAGAACCATTGGGAACACCCCTATGGAGAAGCTGCTGTGTGACATGTTCAAAAATTAA